A segment of the Salvelinus namaycush isolate Seneca chromosome 3, SaNama_1.0, whole genome shotgun sequence genome:
accaggaaatggcagagcgatttcggcatagtgcacctttaacaCACACTATCTTGTTTGTGGTGCTGGGAGTTGGGAAGTGCTAACCCAAAAAACATTATTGAAAAAGAAAAAGAACTACTGTTAAATCCTGCTAAAATAACAGTGACCCTTATTGCCCCAATCTACTGTATTCTCTGTCCTCCAGGATTCTTGCTCTTCCTCAGAGGATTCATCAACTACGCCAAGATCCGTAAAATGGCAGACTCGTTTTCTAGTCTCTCGCGAACCAGAGTCCTTTTCATCTACTAAAAGGGGAAATATGAGCTCTTCTTTAGAAAAGTTCGCTATCTGGCCTCAACTCCATCACGAAAAACAGAGAGGAAACACCTCTTGTTTTGCTGCCGATAAATTGGACAAAATAATTTCTGTCTCTTGATGTAAACTAGTGGAAGCTGACAATTCTGTAACTATTCAATCATTAGTGGTTTATTTCAAGTGCTGATTGCAATCAAGTCTGTGACGTATAAATAATGCttagactaacctgtacccccgcacattgactcggtaccggtaccccctgtatatagcctcagtatagttatttttattgttttattttttaattattattttttactttagtttatttagtaaatattttcttaactgcattgttaagggcttgtaagtaagcatttcacggtacgtctacacctgttgtatttggcgcatgtgagaaaatttgatttgatttatataatTTGTATTATCTGTTTAACAATGGCATGTACTGTTCCTGTTAAACAATAGGGGGCAGTCTTTGTCTTTTTTCTGTCCTCTTTCAAAGTGTTTGATATGGAGACAGCTCGGCTCTATGCTGACCCTGTGGAACTACCCATGGAGTTATGTCTGAATAGGAGCATTGAGTGAAATCTATTGATGTTCTTGATGTGTATGATAATGATATTAAAGTTAGTCTTTTCAAGATGTAGCCTTCaatgtggagaaaacagaatgatTTTGTATTCAAGCTTAATTTTTACTCTGGAAATCCTAGTCAATACAGTGGTAGAGGAATGCACTAGAACCTTGTAGCTAGGGTTTGTCAGTGCATTTCAGACATTTCAAGGAGAATCCCAGGCAAATTGGCTAAGATAACTGttcatttacactgaacaaaaatatctaaaagcATCATACAACAATTTTTTTTGTGAGTTACAGTTTGTgtaagtaaatcagtcaattgaaatatattcgttagaccctaatctatggaattCACATGACtcggaatacagatatgcatatgttggtcaaagatacagtgccagtcaaaagtttggacacctactcattcaagggtttttctttattttgactattttctacattgtagaataatagtgaagacatcaaaacgaaataaaacatggaatcatgtgaaacagaagtgtcaaagatgtttttttcgcaaacatcctttctgaatgtaaatgtaatcctcaaagtaatcatGTGTTTCAAAAGTatctaatctgattacaatatttttgcaggtaatgtaactgattacagttatcgttttttttgtaatcccttacatgtaattgACTACATGTAATCCGTTATTCCTCAACCCTGTGCACTAAGCAGCAAAATAACTATAATGGTGAAACATGGAGAAATGGTTTGATTAAGTGGGttgaaatcttcctagaagtgacacaGGTTAATGGAGGGACATGTCGAAATGCTGAATTTTTATGATTCATgcaattctccatgtggtctatattaaagagaACTTAAAAGGCTTTTAAAATGATATGTTgttgcacaatttctacttaaaatatcaaagggacgcaaaggCACCCATTTCGTGGAACGACGCTGCTATTGATAGTCAACCcacattgggctcccgagtggcgcggtggtctaaggcattgcatctcagtgcaagaggtgttgaattctacattgtagaataatagtgaagacatcaaaactatgaaataacacatggaatcatgtagtaaccaaaaaagtgttaaacaaatcaaaatatattttatatttgagattcttcaaatagccaccctttgccttgacagctttgcacactcttggcattctcccaaccagcttcatgaggtagtcaccaggaatgcatttcaattaacaggtgtgcctcattaactaaatgttaatttgtggaatttcttaatgTGTtgaagccaatcagttgtgttgtgacaaggtaggggtagtatacagaagatagccctatttggtaaatgaccaagtccatattatggcaagaacggctcaaataagcaaagagaaacgacagtccatcattactttaatgaCATGAAGGTcggtcaatctggaaaatgtcaagaactttgaaagtttcttcaagtgcagtcgcaaaaccatcaagcgctatgatgaaactggttcgtgcagcgcaacacatctccttctcatagagttgatcaggctgttgattgtggcctgtggaatgttgtcccactcctcttcaatggctgtgaaaagttgctgaatattggcgggaactgaaacacgctgtcgtacacgtcgatccagagcatcccaaacatgctctatGGGTGacatctggtgagtatgcaggccatggaagaactgacacattttcagcttccaggaattgattacagatccttgtgacatggggctgtgtattatcatgctgaaacatgaggtgatgagggtggatgaatggcacaacaatgggcctcaggatctcatcatggtatcgCTGCAGGTAAaagcacaatacacacacacacacacatcacagtgcAGCACTATGGTTTGGCCTGGGAATCAATGTCCTTACCTTTACTCCAAGAGACATTGGACATTACACAGTCCAGAACTAGACTATGACCATCAAGTATCTTTGTTAGGACACAGAGGAGATATCCCTACTAGCGTTAGGTTTACCTATGCTGTTACAGCAATTAGCCCACCATTTGGGGATAGGTATCACTGAAGTGTAACACAGCAGCTTATGCGCCGCAATTTCACTTATTTATCTCTCTTAGCTTATTTTGACAACAAAGAAAACGGGGGTTTCCCCAATCCACCATCATACAACGTGGCCACAACGCTCCCTTCCTATGACGAGGCGGAGAGAACCAAGGCGGAAGCTCATGTTCCCTTGGTGGCTGGAAGGGTGAGTGTCCCACCGTTACAAACTCCACGTAATCCTCCCTTGTGGTTTTGCCAgactatattatatatatatttttttaaaggtttGTCCGAtctccccaaccaacctcactgtTTTGTGTACTGTTTACATTTAGAGCTGGAGGTAGGCTCGTTTCTGAATATAACACCATGAACCCCATTGCATCTAATTGCATATAATATCAAAGCAAACCTGTTTAACTATGGTTGTGTGCGTAGATATACTGTACTCAGTATAGTGTATTGAAATGGCGAGTCATACATTGTCGGCAGACACCCTAATAATCACTGTCAGATATTGAGACTGCTCATCTATGCCCTCTAGTGGGAAATGTTTTGCCATACCTTGTCATCCCATTTAAATGACTGGTCTGTGTTTCTTTGCCACATACTGCTTGCCTTGCGTACAGCACAGGGAACAACTGGGGACTTTTGATGAACTTTCTGTGCACTGGAGGTACAGTAATGGGGTGGAAGTGTGTGGAATGGAATAGTACCGTTAGGCAAAGATGTGGCAGCCATTTGCAGAGACCTGTCTGTCGACCTGTAGCGTATTAGTGGCGCATTTCCTGATGGCACATCAAATGTTATGTTATTCTTTCAACTAAATTGAAGCAGCTTTCCAGCTAAATGCCTTCTCCGTCCACGACATTAGAGAAATGTAAAGCGAAGGGTCAATGAAGAGAAGGAGTTGTACTTTGTAGCGTGAATGTTTCCTTTCTTGGTTGATATAGCCTTTTTAATAGGATTTCCATCATAAAATGACTTGATAATGATCTCTACCGTATGTTTATCTCTATCTCTGCAGGATGAAGACTTTGTAGCCAGGTATGACTTTGAGGATGCACAACAGCTGCGGATAGGGAACGATGGCATTTTCATGTTGACCTTTTTTAGTAAGTCACATCTTGAAGTAAAATATTCTCCTTGGTTGGGACTGGGGTTGGTACACAACAGCGAAATGAAGAACAGTCAtgtaatgtatttatttcacAATAAAAGTATTTGATGGATATTTGATGTGATCGTAGAATGTTATATTGTGAGGAGAAAGCTCATCCTAGTAGACCATATACACAGCCTCTTTCTTCCTCCACTTTAGTGGCATTCCTTTTCAACTGGATCGGTTTCTTCCTGTCCTTCTGTCTGACCACCTCGGCAGCAGGCCGCTACGGGGCCATCTCTGGCTTCGGCCTGTCACTCATCAAGTGGATCCTCATTGTCCGGGTAAGATTTCCCTACCAACCCTCTCTGAGATGTAAAGGTGGTATACAAAGGTTTCCctgatatttatttacaacaaaTAAATACTTTATTAAAATGATATGTAATGATATTTTGGTCAGAGTAGATTGTGGTTCCTTAACATAAGAAGCATCTAGTGGCAGGGATCTGATGGCAAAGCACTTCAGTTTGGTGTAGGTTTCCCTTTTCCAGAGCCCAAGATCACATTCATGGTTACTATGACCAGTCCACTTATCTTTTATGTTTGtgtgattattatttatttatttttctccccaGTTCTCCACCTATTTCCCTGGGTACTTTGATGGGCAGTACTGGCTGTGGTGGGTGTTCCTGGTACCAGTTCTGTCTTTCTCATTTGTAGTACTAGACATGTAAATACAGAAACATTGTAGCATTGGTGTAAAGGTATCTATTCAATGGATAGGGTGCATAAATCCAATACATTATGACAGTGACCCTTATAGAAGAGTTAAATCTgcgatatgtaactttttgggagactcacatagaaatgtgtgttatagatacgtcattctcattgaaagcaagtcaaaGAAGCGGCATAtgtgttctatgtgcactatttctatgcttctcgttcttaagttttgtttttgcgtcttttacttttcagttttgtacaccagcttctaACAGCTaaatatacaatatttttggttctgGAGaagatatttcacagtggtttagctAGTACAATGGTTCTCTACACTGGCTGTGGTgggttttgtcacaaactgaaattaggcgaactattcgaattttatcaaccaggaaatggcagagcgatttcggcatagtgcacctttaacaCACACTATCTTGTTTGTGGTGCTGGGAGTTGGGAAGTGCTAACCCAAAAAACATTATTGAAAAAGAAAAAGAACTACTGTTAAATCCTGCTAAAATAACAGTGACCCTTATTGCCCCAATCTACTATATTCTCTGTCCTCCAGGATTCTTGCTCTTCCTCAGAGGATTCATCAACTACGCCAAGATCCGTAAAATGGCAGACTCGTTTTCTAGTCTCTCGCGAACCAGAGTCCTTTTCATCTACTAAAAGGGGAAATATGAGCTCTTCTTTAGAAAAGTTCGCTATCTGGCCTCAACTCCATCACGAAAAACAGAGAGGAAACACCTCTTGTTTTGCTGCCGATAAATTGGACAAAATAATTTCTGTCTCTTGGTGTAAACTAGTGGAAGCTGACAATTCTGTAACTATTCAATCATTAGTGGTTTATTTCAAGTGCTGATTGCAATCAAGTCTGTGACGTATAAATAATGCttagactaacctgtacccccgcacattgactcggtaccggtaccccctgtatatagcctcagtatagttatttttattgttttattttttaattattattttttactttagtttatttagtaaatattttcttaactgcattgttaagggcttgtaagtaagcatttcacggtacgtctacacctgttgtatttggcgcatgtgagaaaataaaatttgatttgatttatataatTTGTATTATCTGTTTAACAATGGCATGTACTGTTCCTGTTAAACAATAGGGGGCAGTCTTTGTCTTTTTTCTGTCCTCTTTCAAAGTGTTTGATATGGAGACAGCTCGGCTCTATGCTGACCCTGTGGAACTACCCATGGAGTTATGTCTGAATAGGAGCATTGAGTGAAATCTATTGATGTTCTTGATGTGTATGATAATGATATTAAAGTTAGTCTTTTCAAGATGTAGCCTTCaatgtggagaaaacagaatgatTTTGTATTCAAGCTTAATTTTTACTCTGGAAATCCTAGTCAATACAGTGGTAGAGGAATGCACTAGAACCTTGTAGCTAGGGTTTGTCAGTGCATTTCAGACATTTCAAGGAGAATCCCAGGCAAATTGGCTAAGATAACTGttcatttacactgaacaaaaatatctaaaagcATCATACAACAATTTTTTTTGTGAGTTACAGTTTGTgtaagtaaatcagtcaattgaaatatattcgttagaccctaatctatggaattCACATGACtcggaatacagatatgcatatgttggtcaaagatacagtgccagtcaaaagtttggacacctactcattcaagggtttttctttattttgactattttctacattgtagaataatagtgaagacatcaaaacgaaataaaacatggaatcatgtgaaacagaagtgtcaaagatgtttttttcgcaaacatcctttctgaatgtaaatgtaatcctcaaagtaatcatGTGTTTCAAAAGTatctaatctgattacaatatttttgcaggtaatgtaactgattacagttatcgttttttttgtaatcccttacatgtaattgACTACATGTAATCCGTTATTCCCCAACCCTGTGCACTAAGCAGCAAAATAACTATAATGGTGAAACATGGAGAAATGGTTTGATTAAGTGGGttgaaatcttcctagaagtgacacaGGTTAATGGAGGGACATGTCGAAATGCTGAATTTTTATGATTCATgcaattctccatgtggtctatattaaagagaACTTAAAAGGCTTTTAAAATGATATGTTgttgcacaatttctacttaaaatatcaaagggacgcaaaggCACCCATTTCGTGGAACGACGCTGCTATTGATAGTCAACCcacattgggctcccgagtggcgcggtggtctaaggcattgcatctcagtgcaagaggtgttgaattctacattgtagaataatagtgaagacatcaaaactatgaaataacacatggaatcatgtagtaaccaaaaaagtgttaaacaaatcaaaatatattttatatttgagattcttcaaatagccaccct
Coding sequences within it:
- the LOC120044396 gene encoding NEDD4 family-interacting protein 1-like isoform X1, with product MRRNFTYLSLLAYFDNKENGGFPNPPSYNVATTLPSYDEAERTKAEAHVPLVAGRDEDFVARYDFEDAQQLRIGNDGIFMLTFFMAFLFNWIGFFLSFCLTTSAAGRYGAISGFGLSLIKWILIVRFSTYFPGYFDGQYWLWILALPQRIHQLRQDP
- the LOC120044396 gene encoding NEDD4 family-interacting protein 1-like isoform X2, coding for MRRNFTYLSLLAYFDNKENGGFPNPPSYNVATTLPSYDEAERTKAEAHVPLVAGRDEDFVARYDFEDAQQLRIGNDGIFMLTFFMAFLFNWIGFFLSFCLTTSAAGRYGAISGFGLSLIKWILIVRFSTYFPGYFDGQYWLWWVFLVPGFLLFLRGFINYAKIRKMADSFSSLSRTRVLFIY